Proteins encoded by one window of Rhea pennata isolate bPtePen1 chromosome 11, bPtePen1.pri, whole genome shotgun sequence:
- the KLHL13 gene encoding kelch-like protein 13 isoform X2, giving the protein MMWRDTLSLVEEEDPHMKVSLGSSDMGVSAHLQSSKTGTTRFFTSNTHSSVVLQGFDQLRVEGLLCDVTLVPGDGDEVFPVHRAMMASASDYFKAMFTGGMKEQDLMCIKLHGVNKIGLKKIIDFIYTAKLSLNMDNLQDTLEAASFLQILPVLDFCKVFLISGVSLENCVEVGRIANTYNLTEVDKYVNNFILKNFPALLSTGEFVKLPFERLAFVLSSNSLKHCTELELFKAACRWLRYEEPRMEYAAKLMKNIRFPLMTPQDLINYVQTVDFMRTDNTCVNLLLEASNYQMMPYMQPVMQSERTAIRSDSTHLVTLGGVLRQQLVVSKELRMYDEKAHEWRSLAPMDAPRYQHGIAVIGNFLYVVGGQSNYDTKGKTAVDTVFRFDPRYNKWMQVASLNEKRTFFHLSALKGHLYAVGGRNAAGELATVECYNPRMNEWSYVAKMNEPHYGHAGTVYGGLMYISGGITHDTFQKELMCFDPDTDKWTQKAPMTTVRGLHCMCTVGDKLYVIGGNHFRGTSDYDDVLSCEYYSPTLDQWTPIAAMLRGQSDVGVAVFENKIYVVGGYSWNNRCMVEIVQKYDPEKDEWHKVFDLPESLGGIRACTLTVFPPEDNTGSPSRESPLSAP; this is encoded by the exons ATCTCTGGTGGAAGAGGAGGATCCTCATATGAAAGTGTCTCTGGGGAGCAGCGATATGGGCGTCTCTGCCCATCTACAGTCTTCGAAGACAGGGACTACGAGGTTTTTCACCAGCAATACTCACAGTTCTGTGGTATTACAG GGTTTTGACCAGCTGCGAGTGGAAGGTTTGCTGTGTGATGTGACACTAGTTCCTGGCGATGGTGATGAAGTGTTTCCAGTTCACAGAGCAATGATGGCTTCTGCAAGTGATTACTTCAAGGCCATGTTCACAG GAGGAATGAAGGAGCAGGATTTAATGTGCATTAAGCTTCATGGTGTGAACAAAATAGGCTTAAAGAAGATCATTGATTTCATTTATACTGCAAAACTTTCCCTTAACATGGACAACCTTCAGGACACTCTGGAAGCTGCCAGCTTTTTGCAGATTTTACCTGTTTTGGACTTCTGTAAAGTGTTTCTTATTTCTGGG GTTTCTTTAGAAAACTGCGTTGAGGTTGGGCGAATTGCCAACACGTACAATCTCACAGAAGTGGATAAATATGTTAATAATTTCATCCTGAAGAACTTCCCTGCATTATTAAGTACTGGTGAATTTGTGAAACTCCCCTTTGAGCGTCTTGCCTTTGTGCTTTCAAGTAACAGCCTTAAGCACTGCACTGAGCTCGAACTCTTCAAGGCGGCTTGTCGCTGGCTGCGGTATGAGGAGCCTCGGATGGAGTACGCTGCAAAACTCATGAAGAACATCAGATTTCCCTTGATGACCCCCCAGGATCTTATTAACTACGTGCAGACGGTGGACTTCATGAGAACTGACAACACCTGCGTAAACTTGCTTTTGGAAGCCAGCAATTACCAAATGATGCCGTACATGCAACCAGTCATGCAGTCGGAGAGGACTGCCATCCGGTCGGACAGTACGCACTTGGTGACGTTGGGGGGAGTGCTGAGGCAGCAGCTGGTCGTCAGTAAAGAGTTACGGATGTACGACGAAAAGGCCCACGAGTGGAGGTCGCTCGCTCCCATGGATGCACCGAGGTACCAGCACGGCATTGCTGTGATCGGAAACTTTCTCTACGTAGTTGGCGGCCAGAGCAATTAcgacacaaaaggaaaaaccgCGGTTGACACGGTCTTCAGATTCGATCCCCGCTATAACAAGTGGATGCAGGTCGCATCTTTAAATGAGAAGCGCACCTTCTTCCACCTAAGTGCCCTCAAAGGACATTTGTATGCCGTTGGTGGTCGAAATGCAGCGGGTGAGCTAG ctACTGTGGAGTGTTACAATCCCAGAATGAATGAATGGAGCTATGTCGCAAAAATGAATGAACCTCACTATGGCCATGCTGGAACGGTGTATGGGGGATTAATGTATATTTCAG ggGGAATTACCCATGACACTTTCCAAAAGGAACTTATGTGTTTTGACCCTGACACAGACAAATGGACTCAGAAAGCCCCAATGACGACAGTCAGAGGTCTGCATTGCATGTGTACTGTAGGAGACAAGCTTTATGTTATTGGTGGAAATCACTTTAGAGGAACAAGTGATTATGATGATGTTCTAAGCTGTGAATACTACTCCCCAACTCTAGACCAGTGGACTCCAATTGCTGCCATGTTACGTGGGCAAAGCGATGTTGGGGTTgctgtctttgaaaataaaatctatgtTGTTGGAGGATATTCGTGGAATAATCGGTGTATGGTGGAAATAGTTCAGAAATACGATCCAGAAAAAGATGAGTGGCATAAAGTGTTTGACCTTCCTGAATCACTTGGTGGCATTCGAGCCTGCACTCTCACTGTTTTCCCGCCGGAGGACAATACAGGGTCACCTTCTAGAGAATCTCCTCTTTCAGCACCTTAG
- the KLHL13 gene encoding kelch-like protein 13 isoform X1, giving the protein MQLIIKKKKRVNEEQRRYFRLSEMMWRDTLSLVEEEDPHMKVSLGSSDMGVSAHLQSSKTGTTRFFTSNTHSSVVLQGFDQLRVEGLLCDVTLVPGDGDEVFPVHRAMMASASDYFKAMFTGGMKEQDLMCIKLHGVNKIGLKKIIDFIYTAKLSLNMDNLQDTLEAASFLQILPVLDFCKVFLISGVSLENCVEVGRIANTYNLTEVDKYVNNFILKNFPALLSTGEFVKLPFERLAFVLSSNSLKHCTELELFKAACRWLRYEEPRMEYAAKLMKNIRFPLMTPQDLINYVQTVDFMRTDNTCVNLLLEASNYQMMPYMQPVMQSERTAIRSDSTHLVTLGGVLRQQLVVSKELRMYDEKAHEWRSLAPMDAPRYQHGIAVIGNFLYVVGGQSNYDTKGKTAVDTVFRFDPRYNKWMQVASLNEKRTFFHLSALKGHLYAVGGRNAAGELATVECYNPRMNEWSYVAKMNEPHYGHAGTVYGGLMYISGGITHDTFQKELMCFDPDTDKWTQKAPMTTVRGLHCMCTVGDKLYVIGGNHFRGTSDYDDVLSCEYYSPTLDQWTPIAAMLRGQSDVGVAVFENKIYVVGGYSWNNRCMVEIVQKYDPEKDEWHKVFDLPESLGGIRACTLTVFPPEDNTGSPSRESPLSAP; this is encoded by the exons ATCTCTGGTGGAAGAGGAGGATCCTCATATGAAAGTGTCTCTGGGGAGCAGCGATATGGGCGTCTCTGCCCATCTACAGTCTTCGAAGACAGGGACTACGAGGTTTTTCACCAGCAATACTCACAGTTCTGTGGTATTACAG GGTTTTGACCAGCTGCGAGTGGAAGGTTTGCTGTGTGATGTGACACTAGTTCCTGGCGATGGTGATGAAGTGTTTCCAGTTCACAGAGCAATGATGGCTTCTGCAAGTGATTACTTCAAGGCCATGTTCACAG GAGGAATGAAGGAGCAGGATTTAATGTGCATTAAGCTTCATGGTGTGAACAAAATAGGCTTAAAGAAGATCATTGATTTCATTTATACTGCAAAACTTTCCCTTAACATGGACAACCTTCAGGACACTCTGGAAGCTGCCAGCTTTTTGCAGATTTTACCTGTTTTGGACTTCTGTAAAGTGTTTCTTATTTCTGGG GTTTCTTTAGAAAACTGCGTTGAGGTTGGGCGAATTGCCAACACGTACAATCTCACAGAAGTGGATAAATATGTTAATAATTTCATCCTGAAGAACTTCCCTGCATTATTAAGTACTGGTGAATTTGTGAAACTCCCCTTTGAGCGTCTTGCCTTTGTGCTTTCAAGTAACAGCCTTAAGCACTGCACTGAGCTCGAACTCTTCAAGGCGGCTTGTCGCTGGCTGCGGTATGAGGAGCCTCGGATGGAGTACGCTGCAAAACTCATGAAGAACATCAGATTTCCCTTGATGACCCCCCAGGATCTTATTAACTACGTGCAGACGGTGGACTTCATGAGAACTGACAACACCTGCGTAAACTTGCTTTTGGAAGCCAGCAATTACCAAATGATGCCGTACATGCAACCAGTCATGCAGTCGGAGAGGACTGCCATCCGGTCGGACAGTACGCACTTGGTGACGTTGGGGGGAGTGCTGAGGCAGCAGCTGGTCGTCAGTAAAGAGTTACGGATGTACGACGAAAAGGCCCACGAGTGGAGGTCGCTCGCTCCCATGGATGCACCGAGGTACCAGCACGGCATTGCTGTGATCGGAAACTTTCTCTACGTAGTTGGCGGCCAGAGCAATTAcgacacaaaaggaaaaaccgCGGTTGACACGGTCTTCAGATTCGATCCCCGCTATAACAAGTGGATGCAGGTCGCATCTTTAAATGAGAAGCGCACCTTCTTCCACCTAAGTGCCCTCAAAGGACATTTGTATGCCGTTGGTGGTCGAAATGCAGCGGGTGAGCTAG ctACTGTGGAGTGTTACAATCCCAGAATGAATGAATGGAGCTATGTCGCAAAAATGAATGAACCTCACTATGGCCATGCTGGAACGGTGTATGGGGGATTAATGTATATTTCAG ggGGAATTACCCATGACACTTTCCAAAAGGAACTTATGTGTTTTGACCCTGACACAGACAAATGGACTCAGAAAGCCCCAATGACGACAGTCAGAGGTCTGCATTGCATGTGTACTGTAGGAGACAAGCTTTATGTTATTGGTGGAAATCACTTTAGAGGAACAAGTGATTATGATGATGTTCTAAGCTGTGAATACTACTCCCCAACTCTAGACCAGTGGACTCCAATTGCTGCCATGTTACGTGGGCAAAGCGATGTTGGGGTTgctgtctttgaaaataaaatctatgtTGTTGGAGGATATTCGTGGAATAATCGGTGTATGGTGGAAATAGTTCAGAAATACGATCCAGAAAAAGATGAGTGGCATAAAGTGTTTGACCTTCCTGAATCACTTGGTGGCATTCGAGCCTGCACTCTCACTGTTTTCCCGCCGGAGGACAATACAGGGTCACCTTCTAGAGAATCTCCTCTTTCAGCACCTTAG